In Streptacidiphilus sp. P02-A3a, the DNA window GCCAGCAGCCACTGCCGCACCCCGTGCACCCCGAGCGGGGTGAGCCGGGCCATGCCGAAGCGCGCGGCCTGGGCCTGGTTCAGCTCCTCGTCGGCGCCGTCGAGGACGACCGTCTCGTCACCGCCGTCCTCCTCCTCGAACAGGGTGGGGTCGATCGGGCTGTAGTCGACCATCCCGATCGCGGCGAGGTCCTGCAGCATCGGGTCGAGCGCGACCATCACGGCGGTGATGTCGCCCAGCATCTCCTCGTCCGGGTCCTGTCCCTCGGGCGAGACCAGCAGCGCGGCGAGCACGCCGAGCGAGACCGTCTCCTCGGCCTCGGTGGCGGCGAAGGCGCTGGACTCGTAGAGCACCTGGAGCGCGTCGTCGAGCAGCCCCTGGGTCTCCTCCCGGGCCTCCTCCAGCTCCGCGTACTCGGCCTCGCTCTCGTCCTCGGCGGTCCGGGACGGGTCGTCCGGGACGCCGAGGTCGATCTCCGCCTCGACCGCGGTGCCGGCGACGATGGAGGCTGCGGTCTCCCAGACGTCCAGCACCGTCTCCGGGTCGGCCCGCTCCAGGTCGCCCAGCGCCTCCAGGCCGACCCCGGGCCGGGCCACCTCCGCCGCGGCGGACTCCGTGCCAGAAGACGCCGTGTCAGAAGACGCCGTGCCAGCGGCATCGGCGGCCGGGGCCCGGTCGGACTCCGTCGCGTCCGAGACCTCGATCAGCTCCAGGTCCACCGCCAGCGACCAGGCCTCGGCGACCCGGGCCAGGGCGACGTCCGCGTCGCCGTCGTCCGGCACCAGGTCCAGCGCCAGCGCGGCCTGGGTCTCCAGCTCCGCGCCCAGCTCGCCCCACTGGTCCACCGGGCGGAACGGCGCGACCCAGTGCGCCAGCCGGATGGCGTCCGCCAGCAGCGGGACCCGGAGCGCGGCGGCGGCCAGCTCCGCGACCGGCAGCAGCCGCACCGGCGGCACCACGATCAGCTCGGCGTCCTCGTCGTCGGCGGCGTCCCCGCCGACGGCCCCGTACAGGGTCTCCAGGTCGACGTCGGCCGGGAGCGATCCCGACGAGCTGTCACTCTTCTTACGGCTCGATCCCGCCATGGCCGTGCTTCTCCCTCAACGCTTACCGCGACGCGACGGAACCGGCCCGCCACGCTCTGCCCCATCGACACTATCCCGCGGCGGCGGCGCGGGCGCAGTTGCTCACCCGGACGCGCCACGAGTCGGGCGCGATCAGCGAGGACACGACTGCGGACGACCGCCCCCAGCGGGCCCGAGGGGCGCTGGGGGCGGTCGTCCGTGCGAGTACGGGTCCGCTAGCCGAGGGCGGGGGTGCCGAAGTCGGTGGTGACGTCGGAGACGTGCCAGACACCGGCCTGGGAGTAGGTGTTGTCCAGGTCGCCGTTGGCCGTGGCCGCGGTCAGGAAGTCGACGTTGCCGTTCGGCTCCACATCCGCACCGATCGAACCCGACGCAGCCGGAGTACCCAGGCTGGACGTCAGGTCACTGGTGTGCCAGCCGTTGAAGTCGTTCGTGTTCATCACATCACCGTTGGCCGCGTTGATCGTCAGCCAGTCCACATCACCGTTCGGCTCCACCAACGCCGTCGGACCACCCGACACCACCGGCGCACCGAACCCCGACGACACATCCGTCACATGCCACGCACCAGCCTCCTTGTACGTGTCGTACAGGTGCCCGTTCGCCGAAGCCACGCTCAGGAAGTCAACATTCCCGTTCGGCTCCACATCCGCACTCAACGACCCCTTCCCCACCGGAGTACCCAGGCTGGACGTCAGGTCACTGGTGTGCCAGCCGTTGAAGTCGTTCGTGTTCATCACATCACCGTTGGCCGCGTTGATCGTCAGCCAGTCCACATCACCGTTCGGCTCCACCAACGCCGTCGGACCACCCGACACCACCGGCGCACCGAACCCCGACGACACATCCGTCACATGCCACGCACCAGCCTCCTTGTACGTGTTGTACAGGTGCCCGTTCGCCGCGTCCACCGTCAGGAAGTCAACATTCCCGTTCGGCTCCACATCCGCACTGATCGAACCCGACGCAGCCGGAGTCCCCAACGACGACGTCAAGTCACTGGTGTGCCAGCCGTTGTAGTCATTCGTGTTCATCACATGCCCGTTGGCCGCGTTGATCGTCAACCAGTCCACATCACCGTTCGGCTCCACCAGAGCCTTCGGCGTACCCTCCACCTCCGGCGCACCATAACTCGCAGTCACATCAGTGACATGCCACGCACCCGCCTCGTTGTACGTATCGATCAAGTGCTCATTCGCAGCATCGACAGTCAGAACGTCCACATTCCCGTTCGGCTCCACCACCGTGTTCGACACCGGCGCGCTCCCCGCCACGAACACCGACGTCGCAGCCGACACCGCACCCCACTGACCAGCCGAATTCTCCGCCTTGACCGAAACCGAATGCACCCCCGGAGTAACACCCGTCGTATTCCACGTCACCTGGTACGGCGAAGAAGTCGCCGTACCCACCACACTCCCGTCAACCAGGAACTCCACCTCACTCGCCGCACTCGACACACTCGCCGACAACGACACATCACCACGCAACACCGCACCAGACGCAACACCCGTCAACGAAGCCGTGGGCGGTGTACCGAGGGAGATGTCCAGATAGTCCTCGTCGATGGCGATCGACGATCCACCATAGGTCTGCGAGACGTTCCCTGCGTACTGGTGGGCGCGCTGATGGTTGCTCCAGTCGCCGCTGGGGATCACCGAATCGTTCGTGTCGGCCACGTTGTCCCAGTCGGCGTCCCACACTGCGTCCGGCTCGGGGTATCCGGTACCGGTCTGGCTGACCAGGTCCTTCATCGCCGAGCTTGAGGAGCCGTAGACGCCCGACTCGTAGCCCTTGGCGTGCAACTCGTCGGTCCAGGCGGACAGGAAGCTGAGCACGCTGGCGCTGTAGGTGGACGAGTAGTTCTCCATGTCCTCGTAGATCAGCGTGCCCGGGCCGAACCCCAGGCCCTGTGCCTGGACAACCGCGTCGTCGGCGGCGGCCGTGCCCTGGGTCGTGGGCGAGGTGATCTGGTCGGCGAAGAGTCCTGCGTAGGTCGGCATGAAGTGCCAGCCCGCCGACGCTTGCTGCTGCACCCAGGCCGGGGTCAGGTCGGCCTGCTGGCAGCTCATTTCCGCGCCACCGATGTAGATCCCGACCGCGCTGTACGGTGAATCAGCCTTCCAGTTGGCCATGCTGCCGGCATCCGGCGCGGTGCAGGCGTCGAAACCCTCCCCGCTGTCGTTGGTGGATGCCGCGGCCAGGGCCTGGGCCTCGGCCAGCGGAGCTCGCGGGGCCACCTGAGCACGGACCTTGGGGGCACCCGTGGGTAGGGCGGCCTTGGCGAGGATGGCCCGGATGAGCTGCTTGTCCGTGTTGTAGGTTCCGGTCACTCGAACATTCGCACCGGTGGCCAGGTACTGGTGGTCAACGGACTGGTCCAGGGTTCCCTGCTCCGAAGCGGAGTTGGTGCTCGGTTGCACCAGCAGCGCCTCGGTGCGCCCGAAGATGTTCGCCGGGCACTTCTGATCCGTGCCCGGGCTACCCAGATACAGGGCATGCTGGTCGAATCGGACGCAGGTGCTGGGGTGGGCCTTGAGGTTGATCACTGCCCAGGTGGCCGGGACGCTGAACCGGTGGCCGAGGTAGTTGACGGTCTTCGTCGGCGTGGTCTTCACGACCGGGGACTTCGGGGCCGTGGGCTTCGGGGCCGCCTGTGCGGCGCCGACCGAAGTGGCCCCCAGTACGGCGACCACCGGAAGGACGGCGAGAGCGCCGCGAAGGGAGAGGCGTTGACCGAACATGTTTATGACACATCCTCAACAATGGGCATGTTGTGCCGGCCGATCGGTCGGCATCGATGAAAGGTCTCGCTGATGCGGACTCACTGAGCCGCCCGGGGACCGGTGCCGGCCGAGGTCGCGCTCGGACCGGCACCAGTCGTTTCGCTGTGGTCAGCCGAGGGCGGGGGTGCCGAAGTCGGTGGTGACGTCGGAGACGTGCCAGACACCGGCCTGGGAGTAGGTGTTGTCCAGGTCGCCGTTGGCCGTGGCCGCGGTCAGGAAGTCGACGTTGCCGTTCGGCTCCACATCCGCACCGATCGAACCCGACGCAGCCGGAGTACCCAGGCTGGACGTCAGGTCACTGGTGTGCCAGCCGTTGAAGTCGTTCGTGTTCATCACATCACCGTTGGCCGCGTTGATCGTCAGCCAGTCCACATCACCGTTCGGCTCCACCAACGCCGTCGGACCACCCGACACCACCGGCGCACCGAACCCCGACGACACATCCGTCACATGCCACGCACCAGCCTCCTTGTACGTGTCGTACAGGTGCCCGTTCGCCGAAGCCACGCTCAGGAAGTCAACATTCCCGTTCGGCTCCACATCCGCACTCAACGACCCCTTCCCCACCGGAGTACCCAGGCTGGACGTCAGGTCACTGGTGTGCCAGCCGTTGAAGTCGTTCGTGTTCATCACATCACCGTTGGCCGCGTTGATCGTCAGCCAGTCCACATCACCGTTCGGCTCCACCAACGCCGTCGGACCACCCGACACCACCGGCGCACCGAACCCCGACGACACATCCGTCACATGCCACGCACCAGCCTCCTTGTACGTGTTGTACAGGTGCCCGTTCGCCGCGTCCACCGTCAGGAAGTCAACATTCCCGTTCGGCTCCACATCCGCACTGATCGAACCCGACGCAGCCGGAGTCCCCAACGACGACGTCAAGTCACTGGTGTGCCAGCCGTTGTAGTCATTCGTGTTCATCACATGCCCGTTGGCCGCGTTGATCGTCAACCAGTCCACATCACCGTTCGGCTCCACCAGAGCCTTCGGCGTACCCTCCACCTCCGGCGCACCATAACTCGCAGTCACATCAGTGACATGCCACGCACCCGCCTCGTTGTACGTATCGATCAAGTGCTCATTCGCAGCATCGACAGTCAGAATGTCCACATTCCCGTTCGGCTCCACCACCGTGTTCGACACCGGCGCGCTCCCCGCCACGAACACCGACGTCGCAGCCGACACCGCACCCCACTGACCAGCCGAATTCTCCGCCTTGACCGAAACCGAATGCACCCCCGGAGTAACACCCGTCGTATTCCACGTCACCTGGTACGGCGAAGAAGTCGCCGTACCCACCACACTCCCGTCAACCAGGAACTCCACCTCACTCGCCGCACTCGACACACTCGCCGACAACGACACATCACCACGCAACACCGCACCAGACGCAACACCCGTCAACGAAGCCGTGGGAATCGGCACAGGGGTGTCGCTGGGGTTGTGCAGCCACTCGACGGTTCCGCCCTCCCCGGTGACGTCCGCGACGTTCCAGTCAGTGACAGTGGCGGAGTTGTAGCCGTTCGAATCGGGGAAGTTCTGGTCGACGAAGTAGACCGTGCCATTGCCGGAGGAGTTGACATCGGACTGGTAGACCACCCCGGTGTGTCCGTCATCGTTGGTGTTGACGTTGAAGCTGAGAACGTCACCCGGCACCGGCGCGGTGGTGTCACCGTTGCTGTACAGGTCGAACATGCTGGAGTAGGCGTTGTAGGCGTTGGGCACGACCTGGTTGCCGTTGCCGCCCTTTCCGAGGAAGCCGTAGCGCTGGACCAGGTAACGGTCACTCAGGTCCGCGCACTGCCACTCGTCCTGCTCCACGCCGGGGACGTCATCATGGATGGAGTTGTTGCCGCTGCAGTCCTGAAGGCCCATGAAGCTCTGGTTCTCGAGGGTTCCGCTCCCGTTGCAGGTCTGGGTCCACCAGGAGGGCATCCCCAGATTCGCGCCGAGCGGGACAGTGGCGTTCGTCCGGATGCCGAGGCGGGCCGGCGCCGGGGCGGCCTTCAGCTTGGCGAGGTCGACCGTGGTCTTGGCGCCACTGTCAGGGCTGGTGACCACCAGCTGAGCGCCGAACGCCTTGGGCAGGCGGCTCTGGTCGTGCTGAAGGTTGAAGACCCAGGTGCGGTTCCCCTGGTCCACCACCCACTGGACGGTCTCGATCGTGGTGACCGAGCCCTTCTTGCCGGTCATGTCGCCCTGGCTGTGCCGGACGACGCCGATGACCTTCTGACCGAAGATGGTAGCCACCGGACCCTTCTGGCTGCTGTGCAGCGCCGCCCGCCAGGCCGCGCTGTCACCCGCCTTCGAGACCGGGAACACCGACTCGGGCAGCTGCTGGCCGAAGGGGACGGCGGTGACCGAGAAGTAGCTGAAAGGCGAGTCCTGGACCGCGGAGGCGACCTGCACCCCGGTCCCCGGCGCGGCGACAGAGAACGCGGCTGAGGGTATGTCCGGGCTGCTCACCTTCAGGGCCACATTGTCCAAGGTGAAGGCATGCACAGCGGCGTTCACCACCGCCGCCGGCTTCGCGACCGCGGCGAACGCCGCGGGGGCGGTGCCGAGCCCGATGCCGGCGGCGGTCACGACGGCGACGGACACCGCCAGGAGTTTGCTCGCATGGGATGACGTAGGCATGACATATCTCCCTAGATGGACTTGCGCGAAAGATCGGAGGGCGTTCGGTCAGAGTCTTTCGGGTGGCGCGGTGGCGTCCGGTCCGGTCGACTGCGGATCAGCACCGGGCAGGAATCCGGAGGCCAGCAGAGGTGAGGCGGCGTAGCAACGGCGCAGCAGTTCGAATGCTTGCTCCTCGGGACTGGCGAGCAGCCGCTCTCTGAAGAAGAACAGCAGGTGGACCCGGTCGGAGCAGCTGTGCGCACTGACGTGTTCGAGCTGGTCGGCCTGGGTGGCGTGGGCCCACAGAATGTCCAGGATCTGCCCCTTGGAGGGGATGTCCGCCCCGCCCGGATTCCGGCAGACCAGGGAGATGTGGACCATGTGCACGCCGTTCAGCCCCAGGTCTGGTCTGCGGATGAGGCGGAGGCGCCGACCGACACGGAGACCGCAGCGGTCGGGTGGACGGCGGCCGAAGCAGCGAGGGCCTGTACGCCAAGAATGGCGACAAATCCGGCGACAGCGAGGACAGCCGAACGAAGAAGAACGGAAGAGGACATAGCGGTTCCCTTTCGGGGACACGGACACGTGGTCGGAACGGAGGTGAAGGCCTCGGGTCACCCCCGCCGACATCTGCCTGCCCTGCCGGCGACTGCCTTCTGCGGAAGACTCTGCCGCATCCGTGACCAGCGCAGAAGGGCTGTCGGGTGGCACCGACCTGCCTGACACTTTGCTGCCAGCCGATAACCACACGTGGCCGAACTCTCGACCGAACCCGCTTGATCGCCGCCCTTGGCCCTGGGAAAATGACCGAATTGAAAAGTAGTCGTCCGGGCAATATCGCGACGGGGGAACAATGGTCACGCTCACCGCGCTGGGGCTCAGCGCAGACGCCGAGCAGGTTTACGCAACCATGCTCGACAAACCCGACTTCGGCGTGGCTGAGCTGATCGCTTCGCTGGGCATCGGGGAGAGTAGGGTCCGTGACGCGTTGGACAGCCTGGCGGAGTTGATGCTCGTCCGCGTCTCGCACGAGCGCCCCGGCCAACCACGTGCGGTCAAGCCCGAGTTGGGGCTGGCCAACATGCTGCTCCGGCAGGAGGCAGAGCTGGCCGAGCAACAGGCACGGGTGGCCGCCTCACGGGCGGCGGTCACCCGGCTGGTCGCCGCCCGGGCAGACAGTCAGAGCGCCGGTGGCGCACACGGCGAGCGCCTGCTGGGCATGGACGCGATCCAGGACCGGCTGGAGTGCATGACCCGCATCATGACCACGGAATGCATGGGAGTGCACCCCGGCGGCGCCCAGCGCCCCGAAGACCTCGCGGCCGGACGTCCGTTGAACGCCGAGGCCATGAGCCGCGGCGTGGTGTTCCGCACCCTCTACCAGGACAGCGTCCGTAACGACCCGGCGACCATCGCCCACGCCAACTGGCTTCTGGAGCAGGGGGGTGAGGTCCGCACGGCACCGCTCGTCCCGCAGCGTCTGGTCATCAACGACCGGGCCCGCGCCCTGGTCCCGATCGACCCCGCCGACAGCCGCAAAGGTGCGCTCTACGTCACCGAACCCGGCCTGGTCAGCGCCCTGGTCGGGCTCTTCGAACAGGCGTGGGCCACCGCCGTCCCGCTGGGTGCCACCCGCGCCCAGGATCCGGAAACCGGGCTGACCCGGACCGAGCAGGAGATCCTGCGGTTGCTCGGTCGCGGCATGACCGACGAGGCCGTGGGGCACCGGCTCGGCATCTCGCTGCGCACAGTACGCCGCCAGGTCGCCTCGGTCATGGAGCGGCTGGAGGCCGCCAGCCGCTTCGAGGCCGGAATCAAGGCCACTCAGAAGGGGTGGATCTGAAGCGGGAGGAGGCACGGAACCGGACAACGACCACGCCGCGCCGTCCCGGGTGGGGGCGGCGCGGCGTTCGCGGGTGGAGCGGGGGTCAGACGTTGAACCCCAGGGCGCGGAGCTGGTCGCGGCCGTCGGGAGTGATCTTGTCCGGGCCCCACGGCGGCATCCAGACCCAGTTGATCCGCAGGTCCTGGACCAGGCCGTCGGTGGCGGTCCGGGCCTGGTCCTCGATGACGTCGGTCAGCGGGCAGGCCGCCGAGGTGAGCGTCATGTCGATGGTGGCCACGTCGCCCTCGTCGATGTGGACGCCGTAGATCAGCCCGAGGTTGACCACGTCGATGCCCAGCTCCGGGTCGACCACGTCGAGCAGGGCCTCCATCAGGTCGTCCACGGCCACGGTCCCGGCCGTGGTCCCGACGAAGGGGCTCTCCGCCTCGGCGGGGGCGCCCCCGGCGGTCGCCTCGGTGTCAGCGGTGTCGGTCATGCGCTCTCCCTCACAGGTGTGTCAGCCAGCGCCTGGGCGGTGGCGTCCTTCCAGGCCATCCAGCTCAGCAGGGCGCACTTCACCCGGGCCGGGTACTTGGAGACCCCGGCGAAGGCGATGGCGTCCTCCAGGACCTCCTCGTCGCCCTCGGCCTGGCCCTTGCTCTGCATCAGTTCCAGGAAGGCCTCCTGGATCTGCTGCGCCTCGCCCACGCTCTTGCCGACCAGCAGGTCGTTCAGCACCGAGGCGCTGGCCTGGCTGATCGAACAGCCCTGCGAGTCGTACGAGACATCGGCGACGGTGCCGCCGTCCAGCCGCACCCGCAGGGTGATCTCGTCACCGCAGGTGGGGTTGACGTGGTGCACCTCGGCGTCACCGTCACGCAACCCCTTGCCGTGGGGGTGCTTGTAGTGGTCCAGGATGATCTCCTGGTACATCGAGTCCATCTTCATCGCGTCGCGCCTCCTCTCTGGGCCCGGCTCAGCCGAAGAAGTTGCGGACGTGGTGCAGCCCGTCGATCAGGCTGTCCACCTCCGCCGCCGTGGAGTACAGGTAGAAAGACGCCCGCGTGGTCGCCGGAATTCCGTACCGCAGGCAGACCGGCCGCGCGCAGTGGTGGCCGACCCGGACCGCGATGCCCTGCTCGTCCAGCACCTGGCCGACGTCGTGCGGATGGATGTCGCCGAGCGTGAAGGAGATCGCCGCGCCCCGGTTCTCGGCCGTGGGCGGACCGATGATCTTCAGCTCGGGCACCTCGCGCAGCCGCTCCAGCGCGTACTCGGTGATCCGGTGCTCGTGCGCCGCGATCGCGTCCATGCCGACCGCCGTGAGGTAGTCGATGGCCGCGCCCAGGCCGATGGCCTGCGAGATCGGCGGGGTGCCGGCCTCGAACTTGTGCGGCGCCGGGGCGTAGGTGGACGAGCTCATCGACACGGTCTCGATCATCTCGCCGCCGCCCAGGAACGGCGGCAGGTCCTCCAGCAGCTCCTGGCGGCCCCAGAGCACGCCGATGCCGGTCGGGGCCAGCATCTTGTGGCCGGTGAAGGCGACGAAGTCGGCCTCCAGCGCCTGCACGTCCAGCGTCATGTGCGGCGCCGCCTGCGAGGCGTCGATGACCACCAGCGCGCCGACGTCCTGCGCCCGGCGGACGATCGCCTCGACCGGGTTGACCGTGCCCAGGATGTTGGAGACCAGCACGAACGAGACCACCTTGGTCCGCTCGGTGATCACCTCGTCGATGTTGGACAGGTCGAGCCGACCGTCGTCGGTCAGCCCGAACCACTTCAGCTTCGCGCCGGTGCGCTGTGCCAGCAGCTGCCACGGGACGATGTTGGAGTGGTGCTCCATCTCCGTGATCACGATCTCGGAGTCCGGGCCGACCCGGTACGGCTCGTCGGCCCAACCGAGCATGTTGGCAACCAGGTTGAGCGACTCGGAGGCGTTCTTGGTGAACACCACCTCGTCCCGGCTCGGCGCGTTGACGAACTCGGCGACCTTGTCCCGGGCACCCTCGTAGAGCGCCGTGGCCTCCTCCGCGAGCGTGTGCACGCCCCGGTGGACGTTGGCGTTGTGCTGCTCGTAGTACGCGTTCATCGCGTCGAGCACCTGCCGGGGCTTCTGCGAGGTGGCCGCGTTGTCCAGGTAGACCAGCGGCTTGTCACCGTGCAGCACCCGCTGGAGCACCGGGAAGTCCTTGCGGATCGCGTCGGTGTCGAGGGCCGAGGGAACGACCGGGCCGGAACGGGGGGTGTGGATCACTCGGACGCGCCGCCCTTCGCGTACTTCTCGTAGCCCTCGTTCTCCAGCTCGTCGGCCAGCTCGGGACCACCGGACTTGACGATCTTCCCGGCCGCGAACACGTGCACGTAGTCGGGGGTGATGTAGCGCAGGATGCGCGTGTAGTGGGTGATCAGCAGGGTGCCGACGTCACCGGTGGAACGCACCCGGTTGACGCCCTCGGAGACCACCCGCAGCGCGTCCACGTCGAGGCCGGAGTCGGTCTCGTCGAGGATCGCCACCTTCGGCTTGAGCAGCTCCATCTGCAGGATCTCGTGGCGCTTCTTCTCGCCGCCGGAGAAGCCCTCGTTGACGTTGCGCTCGGCGAAGGCCGGGTCCATCTGGAGCTCGGACATGGCCTCCTTGACCTCCTTCACCCAGGTACGCAGCTTGGGCGCCTCGCCGCGGATGGCGGTGGCGGAGGTCCGCAGGAAGTTGGAGACCGAGACGCCGGGCACCTCGACCGGGTACTGCATGGCCAGGAACACCCCGGCCCGGGCCCGCTCGTCCACGGTCATCGCCAGGACGTCCTCGCCGTCCAGGGTGACCGAGCCGCCGGTGACCGTGTACTTGGGGTGGCCCGCGAGCGAGTACGCCAGGGTGGACTTGCCGGAGCCGTTCGGGCCCATGATGGCGTGCGTCTCGCCCTGCTTCACGGTGAGGTCGACCCCGCGCAGGATCTCCCGGGGGCCGTTCTCGGTCTCGACGGAGACGTGCAGGTCGGTGATTTCAAGGGTAGCCATGGGCTCAGGACTCCTGGGTGACGGAGACGAGCACATCGTCCCCTTCGATCTTTACGGGGTACACGGGGACGGGACGGGTGGCCGGCAGGCCGGAAGGCTTTCCGGTGCGCAGGTCGAAGCTGGAGCCGTGCAGCCAGCACTCGATCGAGCAGCCGTCCACCTCGCCCTCGGAGAGCGAGACGTTGGCGTGGGAGCAGATGTCGTTGATGGCGAACACCTCGCCCTCGGCGAGCACCACCGACACCGCGACGCCGCCGACGACGACCCGGGTCGGGCTGTCGGCCTCCAGCTCGCTCAACGCGGCGACCCGGACGAAGCCTTCCGTTGCTTCCGTGGTCATGCGACGGAGGCCTCCAGTTCCGCGTCGATCCTCTCGATCAGGCGGTCCTGGAGCTCGGGCAGGCCGATCTGCTGGACCAGCTCCGCGAAGAAGCCGCGGACCACCAGCCGCCGCGCCTCGTCGGCCGGGATGCCGCGGGACTGGAGGTAGAACAGCTGCTCGTCGTCGAACCGGCCGGTGGCCGAGGCGTGCCCGGCGCCGACGATCTCGCCGGTCTCGATCTCCAGGTTCGGGACCGAGTCCACCCGGGCGCCGTCGGTGAGCACCAGGTTGCGGTTCAGCTCGTAGGTCTCGGTGCCCTCGGCGGCGGCCCGGATCAGCACGTCGCCGATCCACACCGCGCGGGCGTCCCGGCCCTGCAACGCGCCCTTGTAGGCGACGTTGCTGCGGCAGTGCGGGGTGTCGTGGTCGATGAACAGCCGGTGTTCGAGGTGCTGCCCGGCGTCGGCGAAGTACAGGCCGTACAGGTCGGCCTCGCCGCCGGTGGAGCCGTAGACCACCCGCGGGTGCAGCCGCACCAGGTCGCCGCCGAAGGTGATCACCACGGACTTGAACGAGGCGTCGCGGCCGATCAGCGCGGTGTGCTGGGCGACGTGCACGGCGGTGTCGTCCCAGTCCTGCACGGAGACCACGGTGAGCTTGGCGCCGTCGCCGATCAGGTACTCGACGTTGGCGGCGAGCACGGCGTCGCCGGTGTGCTCGATGACCACCAGCGCCTCGGCGAACGCGCCCAGCTCGACCACCTGGTGGCCGTAGGCGGCGCCGCCCTGGCCCGCGACCGAGATCCGGATCGGCTCGGTCAGGATGGTGTCGCGCGGCACCGAGACCACGCCGGCCTTCTGGAAGCCGCTGAACGCCTGGGCGGCGACCCGGTCGACCGGCTTCCCGGACTTGCCGACCCGCGGGTCGGTGCGGTCCACCAGCTCGACGGTGACCCCGGCCGGGGCGCTGACGTCGACCTTGACCGCCGCGTCGTCGGCGACGGCGGTTCCGTCGTGCAGACCGCGCAGCCGCGCCAGCGGGGTGAACCGCCAGTTCTCCTCGCGGCCGTTGGGGACCGGGAAGTCGGCCACGTCGTAGGACGCGACCGCGTCGACCCGGGCGTCCACGGGGTGGGCGGTCTCGCGACCGGTCCCGGGCCCGGCGAGCTGCGCGCCGGTCCCGGTGGTGCCGACCTCGATGGAGCCGGCCGTGGTCGAGCCGCCGGGAATGTTGGTGGCCTCAGCCATTGCTCGTGCTGCTCTCTTTCGTAACGGACGTCTAAGTGGACGGGCGGGGCCGGGTCAGCCGACCGAGCCCTCCATCTGCAGCTCGATCAGCCGGTTGAGCTCCAGCGCGTACTCCATCGGGAGCTCCTTGGCGATCGGCTCGACGAATCCGCGCACGATCATCGCCATCGCCTCGAACTCGGTCATGCCCCGGCTCATCAGGTA includes these proteins:
- a CDS encoding metal-sulfur cluster assembly factor, which gives rise to MEALLDVVDPELGIDVVNLGLIYGVHIDEGDVATIDMTLTSAACPLTDVIEDQARTATDGLVQDLRINWVWMPPWGPDKITPDGRDQLRALGFNV
- a CDS encoding helix-turn-helix transcriptional regulator, whose amino-acid sequence is MVTLTALGLSADAEQVYATMLDKPDFGVAELIASLGIGESRVRDALDSLAELMLVRVSHERPGQPRAVKPELGLANMLLRQEAELAEQQARVAASRAAVTRLVAARADSQSAGGAHGERLLGMDAIQDRLECMTRIMTTECMGVHPGGAQRPEDLAAGRPLNAEAMSRGVVFRTLYQDSVRNDPATIAHANWLLEQGGEVRTAPLVPQRLVINDRARALVPIDPADSRKGALYVTEPGLVSALVGLFEQAWATAVPLGATRAQDPETGLTRTEQEILRLLGRGMTDEAVGHRLGISLRTVRRQVASVMERLEAASRFEAGIKATQKGWI
- the sufU gene encoding Fe-S cluster assembly sulfur transfer protein SufU, which produces MKMDSMYQEIILDHYKHPHGKGLRDGDAEVHHVNPTCGDEITLRVRLDGGTVADVSYDSQGCSISQASASVLNDLLVGKSVGEAQQIQEAFLELMQSKGQAEGDEEVLEDAIAFAGVSKYPARVKCALLSWMAWKDATAQALADTPVRESA
- a CDS encoding glycoside hydrolase domain-containing protein; the protein is MFGQRLSLRGALAVLPVVAVLGATSVGAAQAAPKPTAPKSPVVKTTPTKTVNYLGHRFSVPATWAVINLKAHPSTCVRFDQHALYLGSPGTDQKCPANIFGRTEALLVQPSTNSASEQGTLDQSVDHQYLATGANVRVTGTYNTDKQLIRAILAKAALPTGAPKVRAQVAPRAPLAEAQALAAASTNDSGEGFDACTAPDAGSMANWKADSPYSAVGIYIGGAEMSCQQADLTPAWVQQQASAGWHFMPTYAGLFADQITSPTTQGTAAADDAVVQAQGLGFGPGTLIYEDMENYSSTYSASVLSFLSAWTDELHAKGYESGVYGSSSSAMKDLVSQTGTGYPEPDAVWDADWDNVADTNDSVIPSGDWSNHQRAHQYAGNVSQTYGGSSIAIDEDYLDISLGTPPTASLTGVASGAVLRGDVSLSASVSSAASEVEFLVDGSVVGTATSSPYQVTWNTTGVTPGVHSVSVKAENSAGQWGAVSAATSVFVAGSAPVSNTVVEPNGNVDVLTVDAANEHLIDTYNEAGAWHVTDVTASYGAPEVEGTPKALVEPNGDVDWLTINAANGHVMNTNDYNGWHTSDLTSSLGTPAASGSISADVEPNGNVDFLTVDAANGHLYNTYKEAGAWHVTDVSSGFGAPVVSGGPTALVEPNGDVDWLTINAANGDVMNTNDFNGWHTSDLTSSLGTPVGKGSLSADVEPNGNVDFLSVASANGHLYDTYKEAGAWHVTDVSSGFGAPVVSGGPTALVEPNGDVDWLTINAANGDVMNTNDFNGWHTSDLTSSLGTPAASGSIGADVEPNGNVDFLTAATANGDLDNTYSQAGVWHVSDVTTDFGTPALG
- a CDS encoding Ig-like domain-containing protein, encoding MSVAVVTAAGIGLGTAPAAFAAVAKPAAVVNAAVHAFTLDNVALKVSSPDIPSAAFSVAAPGTGVQVASAVQDSPFSYFSVTAVPFGQQLPESVFPVSKAGDSAAWRAALHSSQKGPVATIFGQKVIGVVRHSQGDMTGKKGSVTTIETVQWVVDQGNRTWVFNLQHDQSRLPKAFGAQLVVTSPDSGAKTTVDLAKLKAAPAPARLGIRTNATVPLGANLGMPSWWTQTCNGSGTLENQSFMGLQDCSGNNSIHDDVPGVEQDEWQCADLSDRYLVQRYGFLGKGGNGNQVVPNAYNAYSSMFDLYSNGDTTAPVPGDVLSFNVNTNDDGHTGVVYQSDVNSSGNGTVYFVDQNFPDSNGYNSATVTDWNVADVTGEGGTVEWLHNPSDTPVPIPTASLTGVASGAVLRGDVSLSASVSSAASEVEFLVDGSVVGTATSSPYQVTWNTTGVTPGVHSVSVKAENSAGQWGAVSAATSVFVAGSAPVSNTVVEPNGNVDILTVDAANEHLIDTYNEAGAWHVTDVTASYGAPEVEGTPKALVEPNGDVDWLTINAANGHVMNTNDYNGWHTSDLTSSLGTPAASGSISADVEPNGNVDFLTVDAANGHLYNTYKEAGAWHVTDVSSGFGAPVVSGGPTALVEPNGDVDWLTINAANGDVMNTNDFNGWHTSDLTSSLGTPVGKGSLSADVEPNGNVDFLSVASANGHLYDTYKEAGAWHVTDVSSGFGAPVVSGGPTALVEPNGDVDWLTINAANGDVMNTNDFNGWHTSDLTSSLGTPAASGSIGADVEPNGNVDFLTAATANGDLDNTYSQAGVWHVSDVTTDFGTPALG